In Liquorilactobacillus nagelii DSM 13675, the following proteins share a genomic window:
- a CDS encoding SLC45 family MFS transporter, whose amino-acid sequence MENKNKTTLPNLPLSTIWMLSFGFLGVQMAFSLQSSQMGRIFQTLGADPTKLGFFFILPPLAGMVVQPIVGYLSDRTWSKRFGRRMPYLLVGALVSVIVMFLLPNSGSFGFKTSTALWFGAIAILFMDLSSNVAMQPFKMVVGDMVNEKQKSYAYSIQSFLSNTGSVLATIFPYLLTAIGVANTAAAGQVPDSVRISFYVGAVILVIFSLISVFSVHEYDDDTYKKYHGVALNEDNANEKNKSMLQLLKEAPKTFWSVTLTQFFCWMAFQYLWTYGAGSVAATVYHAADPTSSGYQAGANWFGILSAVYAVAAVIWSLVLSKIPAGKNKLGYTLSLFLGAIGFISVFFIHSQFGLLFSFILIGISWAGMMAYPFIMVTNALDGYSHMGTYLGLFNGSICLPQIVASVASFAIFPAVGSKFPAMILISGILMLIGSLSVSLIKEKI is encoded by the coding sequence ATGGAAAACAAAAATAAAACTACTTTGCCTAATTTGCCATTATCCACCATTTGGATGTTAAGTTTTGGTTTTCTCGGAGTTCAAATGGCGTTTTCTTTACAAAGTTCTCAAATGGGAAGAATTTTTCAAACTCTTGGAGCAGATCCAACCAAGCTTGGCTTCTTCTTTATTTTACCCCCATTAGCAGGAATGGTTGTCCAACCAATCGTTGGCTATTTATCTGATCGAACATGGAGTAAACGCTTTGGACGGCGAATGCCTTACTTGCTAGTTGGCGCTTTAGTCTCAGTTATTGTAATGTTTTTATTACCAAATTCAGGCAGTTTCGGCTTCAAAACTTCAACTGCCTTATGGTTTGGCGCAATTGCTATTTTATTTATGGATTTGAGTTCAAATGTTGCTATGCAGCCATTTAAGATGGTTGTTGGTGATATGGTCAACGAAAAGCAAAAATCATATGCTTATTCAATTCAAAGCTTTTTGTCCAATACTGGTTCTGTTTTAGCAACAATTTTTCCTTACCTTTTGACAGCTATCGGTGTGGCTAATACAGCAGCTGCAGGTCAAGTTCCTGATTCTGTTCGAATTTCATTTTATGTAGGAGCAGTAATTCTGGTTATTTTTTCTTTAATTTCAGTTTTTTCAGTTCATGAATATGATGATGATACTTACAAGAAATATCATGGCGTAGCTTTAAATGAAGACAACGCTAACGAAAAAAATAAAAGTATGCTGCAATTATTAAAAGAAGCACCGAAAACTTTTTGGAGTGTTACTTTAACTCAATTTTTCTGCTGGATGGCTTTCCAGTATCTTTGGACTTATGGTGCTGGCAGCGTTGCGGCAACAGTCTATCATGCTGCTGATCCAACCAGTTCTGGTTATCAAGCTGGTGCTAATTGGTTTGGAATCTTATCAGCCGTTTATGCAGTTGCTGCTGTTATCTGGTCACTGGTTTTATCAAAAATTCCGGCTGGTAAAAATAAACTTGGCTACACCCTATCATTATTTTTAGGTGCAATCGGCTTTATTTCAGTTTTCTTCATTCATTCACAATTTGGCTTGTTATTCTCATTTATCCTGATTGGTATCTCATGGGCTGGCATGATGGCTTATCCTTTCATTATGGTTACCAACGCACTTGATGGTTATTCACATATGGGAACTTACCTTGGTCTATTCAATGGTTCAATTTGCTTACCACAAATTGTTGCTTCAGTCGCTTCGTTTGCAATTTTTCCAGCAGTTGGAAGTAAATTTCCTGCAATGATTTTAATCTCAGGAATTTTAATGTTAATTGGTAGTCTTTCAGTTTCATTAATTAAAGAAAAAATATAA
- a CDS encoding glycoside hydrolase family 13 protein — protein sequence MTNTRWWKGEIVYQVYPRSFQDTNDDGIGDLQGVIQHLDYLKSLGITMIWLSPVYQSPMVDMGYDISDYQAIDPQFGTMADFDQLLVEAKKRGIKLIMDLVVNHTSDQHTWFKQALADPSSPYRKYYIFKKTTDGKVPNNWRSIFGGSTWTEVPNEPGTYYFHTFAPQQPELNWENPKLRQAIYQMINWWLDKGIAGYRIDAITHLKKDLDWASLPPDGDDGLVAVTKKGQNRPGLNKFLDELKAATFDKYNAVTVGEAYGVPAGDLPQFIGPDGYFSMIFDFSYLNIDIANVDEWYRGKADWSIKELKDTIFSAQKSIKQAGGWTANVLENHDQPRVLSKLIRNKAEQTPQAAKALAAMYYFLPGVPFIYQGQEIGMKNFQRTKISEFNDVSSINNYQMALKAGFQPQQALELLNDRSRDNARTPMQWNNTGFGGFSKTQPWLNMGNDRQEINVTDEDLDPTSVLNFYRAMGKLRHNPHYQSTLIDGRLIELPAPDDVIAYQRQLGEQIISVFVNLSAESQKVSLPTGSLLLNSQTNLVQDATNLILHPYQAVVFETD from the coding sequence ATGACAAATACTCGTTGGTGGAAAGGTGAGATTGTCTATCAAGTTTATCCACGTTCATTTCAAGATACAAACGATGACGGAATTGGTGATCTACAGGGAGTCATTCAGCATTTAGATTATCTAAAATCACTGGGAATTACCATGATTTGGCTTTCTCCCGTTTACCAATCACCGATGGTCGACATGGGATACGATATTTCCGATTATCAAGCAATTGATCCGCAATTTGGTACTATGGCTGACTTTGACCAACTGTTGGTCGAAGCCAAAAAAAGAGGAATCAAATTGATTATGGATTTAGTTGTCAACCATACCTCAGATCAACATACTTGGTTCAAACAAGCATTGGCCGATCCAAGCAGTCCTTATCGTAAATATTATATCTTCAAAAAAACTACCGATGGGAAAGTTCCGAATAATTGGCGCAGTATTTTTGGCGGTTCTACTTGGACAGAGGTCCCCAATGAGCCCGGAACTTATTATTTTCATACATTTGCTCCACAACAACCGGAACTAAATTGGGAAAATCCTAAATTACGACAAGCAATTTATCAAATGATCAATTGGTGGCTCGATAAAGGCATTGCTGGTTACCGAATTGATGCAATTACTCACCTGAAAAAAGATCTTGACTGGGCAAGCCTTCCGCCTGATGGTGACGATGGTTTAGTTGCCGTAACTAAAAAGGGGCAAAACCGACCTGGTTTAAATAAGTTCCTTGATGAATTAAAGGCAGCTACTTTTGATAAATATAATGCTGTTACGGTAGGTGAAGCCTATGGTGTTCCGGCTGGTGATTTACCACAATTCATTGGTCCTGATGGCTATTTCTCGATGATTTTTGATTTCAGTTACCTTAATATTGATATTGCCAATGTTGATGAATGGTATCGTGGTAAGGCTGACTGGTCGATTAAAGAGTTGAAAGACACCATCTTTTCGGCCCAAAAATCAATTAAGCAAGCTGGTGGCTGGACGGCCAATGTCTTAGAAAACCACGACCAACCTCGCGTACTATCAAAACTAATTCGCAACAAAGCTGAACAAACTCCTCAAGCTGCCAAAGCTTTAGCGGCCATGTACTATTTCTTACCAGGAGTTCCATTCATCTACCAAGGTCAAGAAATTGGCATGAAGAACTTTCAGCGAACTAAAATTTCTGAATTTAACGATGTTTCATCAATTAACAATTATCAAATGGCTCTCAAAGCTGGCTTCCAGCCACAACAAGCACTAGAGCTTTTAAATGATCGTTCTCGTGATAATGCTCGGACACCGATGCAATGGAATAATACCGGCTTTGGCGGTTTCTCAAAGACTCAGCCTTGGTTAAACATGGGAAATGATCGTCAAGAAATTAACGTAACAGATGAAGATTTAGATCCTACATCTGTACTGAACTTCTATCGAGCAATGGGAAAATTGCGGCATAATCCGCACTATCAGTCAACCTTAATCGATGGCAGATTAATTGAACTCCCGGCTCCTGATGACGTCATCGCCTATCAACGTCAACTGGGAGAACAAATAATTAGTGTTTTCGTTAATTTGTCTGCCGAAAGTCAAAAAGTCTCCCTTCCTACCGGCTCAC
- a CDS encoding AEC family transporter, with translation MNIGLLFNQIFLMFCLMLLGLLANKIKFIHEQTANDLTNILLYLVSPCLIIKSFEIHYSAQRLDQLLLIASSMLIIYSLQILCSKLIFHAVTDPRLQRITKFGSIYSNAGFIGIPLVSSLFGDRGVFYAVVPIVFFNLFNWTHGVALFNKEESKIGIKQEFFRVIFNPNIIAILLGGLIFASSLQLPGILKQLINDISAINTPLSMLVIGNSFANITLKDCRLSWALAAAVILRNLIYPLLTVVVISFLGITGMAQAAVVLMMACPVAGIVVLFTLQQHEDPSPAITLMSLSTLLSVITIPLVFIISREFF, from the coding sequence ATGAATATAGGACTGTTGTTTAATCAAATTTTTTTGATGTTTTGTTTAATGTTATTAGGCTTATTGGCCAACAAGATAAAATTTATTCATGAACAAACTGCTAATGATTTAACTAATATTTTATTATATTTAGTTTCACCTTGTTTAATTATCAAATCTTTTGAAATTCACTATTCAGCTCAGCGTTTAGATCAGTTATTATTGATTGCCAGTTCAATGCTGATTATCTATTCATTGCAGATTTTGTGCTCAAAGTTGATCTTTCATGCAGTTACGGATCCACGGTTGCAGCGAATTACAAAATTTGGCAGCATCTATTCAAATGCTGGTTTCATTGGAATTCCGCTAGTCAGTTCATTGTTTGGTGATCGGGGTGTTTTTTATGCAGTAGTACCGATTGTCTTTTTTAATCTTTTTAATTGGACTCATGGAGTTGCTTTATTTAACAAAGAAGAAAGTAAAATCGGAATCAAGCAAGAATTTTTTCGGGTCATATTTAATCCTAACATTATAGCAATTTTGCTAGGTGGGTTAATTTTTGCTAGTTCACTGCAACTTCCAGGAATTTTAAAGCAATTGATTAACGATATCAGTGCAATTAATACACCACTATCAATGTTGGTAATTGGTAATAGTTTTGCTAATATCACTTTAAAAGATTGCCGTTTGAGTTGGGCGTTGGCAGCAGCAGTTATTTTACGGAATTTGATCTATCCATTGTTGACAGTAGTGGTTATCTCATTTTTAGGAATTACCGGAATGGCTCAAGCGGCAGTTGTTTTGATGATGGCTTGTCCAGTTGCTGGAATTGTTGTGTTATTTACACTGCAGCAACATGAAGACCCATCGCCGGCAATCACTCTAATGAGTTTATCAACTTTGTTGAGTGTGATCACTATTCCATTAGTATTTATTATCAGTCGGGAATTTTTTTGA
- a CDS encoding MarR family winged helix-turn-helix transcriptional regulator gives MQAAIQKDLAHALNQSARRINNLLNEELKNYHIYASQYQLLVNIKRYHGESSQKLAQILNIKPAAVSRTLKVLVDKELITRQTATDHRAYQLEITNKGNSLLQELAKRDTTIFANYFGHLTASEVEQLLSLVKKLNY, from the coding sequence TTGCAAGCAGCAATTCAAAAAGACTTAGCGCATGCGCTTAATCAATCAGCACGAAGGATTAATAATTTATTAAATGAGGAACTGAAAAATTATCATATTTATGCTTCACAATATCAACTTTTGGTCAATATTAAACGCTATCATGGAGAAAGCTCACAGAAATTAGCCCAAATTCTAAATATCAAGCCAGCGGCTGTTAGCCGGACGCTAAAAGTGTTAGTCGATAAAGAGTTGATTACTCGGCAAACAGCAACAGATCACCGAGCTTATCAACTTGAAATTACTAACAAAGGTAATTCTTTATTACAAGAATTGGCAAAGCGAGATACGACTATTTTTGCTAATTATTTTGGCCATTTAACAGCCAGTGAAGTTGAACAACTGTTATCTTTAGTAAAGAAACTTAATTACTGA
- a CDS encoding LacI family DNA-binding transcriptional regulator, with product MITLADVAKESHVSTMTVSRVLHHPEQVSDEVRQAVQQAISKLGYKPSRVGQALSQQRQFAIQFLILEDIQQVDPYYAKLLLYIADYLREQGYTLEISHDLTDHSSQVDGTFVSGARQQDLPLLTKSSDPIVSYGQLDQTIKYVDIDNFQGTYQMTHYLAKCGYQNLLYFGLDLNEAFAISREEGYLQAMTELNKMPTIFRIDNTEQTAANLIEQLIITDNSAIVAATDRIAIGALQQLLHLGIKIPADVGVTGFDGVFINQISLQHLTTVQQPLKKIAQSMVELLLGMIEKRPGKSTLIPPQLSIAQTTRALEEK from the coding sequence ATGATAACATTAGCTGATGTTGCCAAAGAATCACATGTTTCAACGATGACGGTCTCAAGAGTGTTGCATCATCCCGAACAGGTTTCAGATGAAGTTAGACAAGCTGTTCAGCAAGCTATTAGCAAGTTAGGTTATAAGCCTAGTCGAGTTGGACAAGCCTTATCACAGCAGCGTCAATTTGCTATTCAATTTCTAATTTTAGAAGATATTCAACAAGTCGATCCATACTATGCCAAACTATTGTTATATATTGCAGATTATTTGCGTGAACAAGGTTATACATTGGAGATTAGTCATGATTTGACTGATCATTCTAGTCAAGTTGATGGAACCTTTGTCAGCGGTGCAAGACAACAAGACTTGCCATTATTAACCAAGTCATCTGATCCGATCGTATCTTATGGTCAGCTTGATCAAACGATTAAATATGTTGATATTGATAATTTCCAAGGCACTTATCAAATGACACACTATTTAGCAAAGTGTGGGTATCAAAACTTGCTTTATTTTGGACTTGATTTGAACGAGGCTTTTGCGATTTCGCGTGAGGAAGGGTATTTGCAAGCCATGACGGAATTAAATAAAATGCCAACTATTTTTCGGATCGATAATACTGAACAGACAGCAGCCAACCTAATCGAGCAATTAATTATAACTGATAATAGTGCGATTGTTGCGGCCACTGATCGGATTGCAATTGGAGCTTTACAACAACTTTTACACTTGGGTATTAAAATTCCCGCTGACGTTGGGGTAACTGGCTTTGATGGCGTCTTTATTAATCAGATTTCATTACAACACTTAACCACGGTACAGCAACCGCTTAAAAAAATTGCCCAATCAATGGTTGAACTGCTGTTAGGAATGATTGAAAAACGCCCTGGAAAGTCAACTTTAATTCCCCCACAATTATCAATTGCACAAACAACCCGAGCATTAGAAGAGAAATGA